The Nonlabens spongiae genome contains a region encoding:
- the trxA gene encoding thioredoxin, which translates to MALEITDANFEETVLQSDKPVMVDFWAAWCGPCRMVGPIIDEVSDEYAEKAVVGKMDVDANQEFAAKYGVRNIPTVLIFQNGEVVGRQVGVAPKNAYTEALDSLLN; encoded by the coding sequence ATGGCTTTAGAAATAACAGATGCAAACTTTGAAGAAACAGTTTTGCAAAGTGATAAACCAGTAATGGTTGACTTTTGGGCAGCATGGTGTGGTCCATGTAGAATGGTAGGTCCCATCATTGATGAGGTCTCAGACGAGTATGCTGAAAAAGCAGTCGTAGGTAAGATGGATGTAGATGCAAACCAAGAATTTGCCGCTAAGTATGGCGTAAGAAACATACCTACGGTTTTGATTTTCCAAAACGGTGAAGTCGTAGGCCGCCAAGTAGGTGTAGCGCCTAAAAACGCTTATACAGAAGCACTAGATTCTCTTCTTAACTAG
- the dnaE gene encoding DNA polymerase III subunit alpha produces MYLIFDTETTGLPKRWDASYKDIDNWPRVIQIAWQLHDEMGRLIEHRDYLIRPDGFDIPYDAERIHGISTALAEKEGIALEEMLAEFNLALEKTKFVVGQNLKFDLNVTGAEFERTQIGNKLQEIPVLDTCTEHTAQLCQIPGGRGGKFKLPTLTELHEFLFNEPFDEAHNATADVEATTRCFLELIRKQQYTAQQLGVQPDYFARFRESNPSTIQPVGIEHINLKKASEKLKTDDTPAISKAEIKENLNEISDAPFAHLHNHSQFSILQSTASVQDLVMAAAANDMPAVAMTDHANMMGAFHFVKAVKAHNASLADQEEGREKEPIKPIIGCEFQVCEDMHDRSHKDNGYQIVILAKNKNGYHNLAKMASKAYTDGFYYVPRIDKKLIEQFKEDLIVLTGNMYGEVPSKILNIGENQAEEALLWWKEQFGEDLYVEIMRHGQEDEDRANEVLITLSRKHNIKMVASNNTYYIDKADANAHDILLCVKDNEKQATPIGRGRGYRYGLPNQEYYFKSSDEMKEIFKDLPEAILNIKEVINKVEPYELARDVLLPAFEIPEQFIDPQDEIDDKKRGENAYLRHLTYEGAKKRYGEITPKIKERLDFELDTIQKTGYPGYFLIVWDFIKAARNMGVAVGPGRGSAAGSAVAYCLWITNVDPIHYDLLFERFLNPDRVSMPDIDIDFDDENRGKVMDYVIDKYGSDQVAQIITYGTMAAKSSIRDTARVLDLPLNEADHVAKLIPDFAKLKKIFALAPNEISSKFRGDDSSMVEELVQISEGDDLAAETIKQARILEGSVRNTGVHACGVIITPDALTNFVPIATAKNSELYVTQFDNEVVESAGLLKMDFLGLKTLSQIKDTIAIIKERHNIELDIEAIPLDDAKTYELFQRGETVGIFQYESAGMQKYMRELKPTQFADLIAMNALYRPGPLEYIPDFIDRKHGRKEIVYDLDAMEEYLEETYGITVYQEQVMLLSQKLANFSKGDADVLRKAMGKKIFALLEKLKPQFLDGGEANGHPREVLEKIWKDWEAFAAYAFNKSHSTCYAWIAYQTAYLKANYPAEFMAATLSNNMNNIKDVTKFMDECRRMGLDVLGPDVNESNYKFTVNPQGAVRFGMGAVKGLGHGAVMTIIENRQEAPYHSIFDMAKRIDLRAANKKSFEALALSGGFDGLGGENRAQFFHQFENGQIFLEQVIKYAQKFQENENSAQVSLFGEASEVQIPEPQLPVCEDWGTMEKLKREKEVVGIYISGHPLDDYKKEIEFFCNSNLASLNDLQSLVNRELTFCGVVTETKHLVSKSNKPWGAFTIEDYEETYEFRLFGEDYLKFRHFLVPNTFLYCKVKIQQGWMDKKTGKPRDPRIQFLQMQQLQDVMASSAKKIEIELHVNEVLEPTIERLKQTMESHQGDHHLSFCLKDHEEKILINMNSKSTKVNVTTDLLNMLDDLGINYGVS; encoded by the coding sequence ATGTACCTCATTTTTGATACCGAGACTACCGGTCTACCCAAACGCTGGGACGCATCCTATAAAGACATCGATAACTGGCCACGCGTTATACAGATCGCATGGCAGTTGCACGATGAGATGGGGCGCTTGATCGAGCATCGGGATTATTTGATCCGTCCAGATGGTTTTGACATTCCCTATGACGCAGAGCGCATTCATGGAATTTCTACCGCACTTGCTGAGAAGGAAGGTATCGCACTCGAGGAAATGCTCGCCGAGTTCAATCTGGCACTCGAGAAAACAAAATTTGTCGTAGGTCAGAACCTCAAGTTTGACCTCAATGTTACCGGTGCCGAGTTTGAACGCACCCAAATAGGCAATAAACTCCAGGAAATTCCCGTACTGGACACCTGTACGGAGCATACCGCACAGCTCTGCCAGATTCCAGGCGGGCGTGGTGGTAAATTCAAGTTGCCTACACTTACGGAGCTTCACGAGTTTCTTTTCAATGAGCCTTTTGATGAGGCGCACAACGCTACGGCAGACGTTGAGGCGACCACTCGCTGTTTTTTGGAACTCATCCGTAAGCAGCAATATACTGCGCAGCAATTAGGTGTACAGCCCGATTATTTTGCACGCTTTCGCGAAAGCAACCCCTCCACCATCCAGCCCGTAGGCATTGAGCATATCAATCTCAAAAAAGCCTCAGAAAAGCTCAAGACGGACGACACACCCGCAATTTCCAAAGCTGAGATCAAGGAAAACCTCAATGAGATCAGCGATGCGCCCTTTGCCCATCTTCATAATCACAGTCAGTTTTCCATACTACAATCCACCGCCAGCGTTCAGGATTTGGTCATGGCTGCTGCGGCAAACGATATGCCCGCCGTCGCGATGACCGACCATGCAAACATGATGGGTGCCTTCCACTTTGTTAAAGCGGTAAAGGCGCATAACGCGAGCCTTGCAGATCAAGAAGAAGGTCGTGAGAAAGAACCGATCAAGCCCATCATAGGCTGTGAGTTTCAGGTTTGTGAAGACATGCACGATCGCAGTCATAAGGATAATGGTTATCAGATCGTAATCCTTGCCAAAAACAAAAACGGCTACCACAACCTCGCAAAAATGGCGAGCAAGGCCTATACCGACGGCTTTTACTACGTGCCGCGTATAGATAAAAAACTCATTGAACAGTTCAAAGAAGACCTGATTGTTCTTACTGGTAACATGTACGGCGAGGTACCTTCAAAGATCCTCAACATAGGTGAAAATCAGGCTGAAGAAGCGCTGCTTTGGTGGAAAGAACAGTTTGGGGAAGATCTATATGTAGAGATCATGCGTCACGGTCAAGAAGATGAAGATCGTGCAAATGAGGTGTTGATTACGCTTTCGCGAAAGCATAACATAAAAATGGTCGCTTCAAACAATACGTATTACATAGACAAGGCAGATGCTAATGCCCACGATATTTTGCTTTGTGTAAAAGATAATGAGAAGCAGGCAACACCTATAGGTCGCGGTCGCGGCTATCGCTATGGACTGCCCAATCAAGAATATTACTTCAAGTCCAGCGATGAGATGAAGGAGATTTTTAAGGATCTTCCAGAGGCTATACTGAACATCAAGGAAGTAATTAATAAGGTAGAGCCTTATGAACTGGCGCGAGATGTTTTGCTTCCGGCTTTTGAGATTCCCGAGCAATTTATCGATCCACAAGATGAGATCGATGATAAGAAGCGTGGTGAGAATGCGTACTTGCGTCACCTCACTTATGAAGGTGCCAAAAAACGCTATGGAGAAATTACTCCAAAGATTAAAGAGCGACTTGATTTTGAGTTGGACACCATTCAAAAGACAGGTTACCCTGGTTACTTTTTGATTGTATGGGACTTTATCAAAGCAGCACGCAATATGGGAGTTGCCGTAGGTCCCGGTCGTGGTTCGGCTGCGGGAAGTGCAGTGGCCTATTGCCTTTGGATTACTAATGTAGACCCTATTCATTACGATCTACTTTTTGAGCGTTTCTTGAATCCTGATCGTGTGTCCATGCCCGATATTGATATCGACTTTGACGATGAGAACCGTGGAAAGGTCATGGACTACGTGATCGACAAATACGGCTCTGATCAGGTAGCGCAAATCATTACCTACGGCACCATGGCGGCAAAGTCATCTATTCGGGATACCGCTCGTGTTCTCGATCTACCGCTCAATGAGGCCGACCACGTGGCGAAATTGATCCCTGATTTTGCCAAGTTGAAAAAGATTTTCGCTCTAGCGCCTAACGAGATTAGTTCAAAATTTCGTGGAGATGATTCATCCATGGTGGAGGAGCTGGTTCAAATTTCAGAAGGTGACGATCTCGCTGCAGAAACGATCAAACAAGCAAGAATTCTAGAAGGATCGGTTAGGAATACGGGAGTACATGCTTGTGGAGTAATCATCACACCAGATGCGCTGACAAATTTTGTCCCGATCGCCACCGCAAAGAACTCTGAGCTCTATGTGACCCAGTTTGACAATGAGGTCGTAGAAAGTGCCGGTCTTCTAAAGATGGACTTCTTGGGATTGAAGACGTTGAGTCAGATCAAGGATACCATAGCAATTATTAAAGAGCGGCACAACATTGAATTGGACATCGAGGCCATACCGCTGGATGATGCCAAAACCTATGAACTGTTCCAGAGAGGAGAAACTGTGGGGATCTTCCAGTATGAGAGTGCCGGTATGCAAAAATACATGCGCGAGCTCAAGCCCACCCAGTTTGCTGACCTGATCGCGATGAACGCGCTGTACCGTCCGGGACCGCTGGAATATATCCCAGATTTTATTGATCGTAAACACGGCCGCAAGGAAATTGTATATGATCTGGACGCCATGGAAGAATACCTTGAAGAAACCTATGGTATTACGGTCTATCAGGAGCAGGTGATGCTTTTAAGCCAGAAATTAGCCAATTTCTCAAAAGGTGATGCAGATGTCTTGCGTAAGGCGATGGGTAAAAAAATCTTTGCCTTGCTAGAAAAACTAAAACCACAATTCCTTGACGGTGGCGAGGCAAACGGTCACCCACGCGAGGTTTTAGAGAAAATCTGGAAAGACTGGGAAGCTTTTGCTGCTTATGCATTTAATAAGTCACACAGTACTTGCTATGCTTGGATTGCCTATCAAACTGCTTATTTGAAAGCCAATTACCCTGCTGAATTCATGGCAGCGACGCTATCTAATAACATGAATAACATCAAGGACGTAACCAAGTTCATGGACGAGTGTCGACGTATGGGGCTTGATGTATTAGGTCCTGATGTGAATGAATCCAACTATAAATTTACAGTAAACCCTCAAGGCGCCGTTCGTTTTGGGATGGGTGCTGTAAAAGGCTTGGGTCACGGTGCGGTGATGACGATTATTGAAAACAGGCAAGAAGCACCTTACCACAGCATTTTTGATATGGCAAAACGCATTGATCTACGCGCGGCAAACAAAAAGTCATTTGAAGCCCTGGCGTTGAGTGGTGGATTCGATGGTTTAGGAGGTGAGAATAGGGCGCAATTTTTCCACCAATTTGAAAACGGTCAGATTTTCTTGGAACAGGTGATCAAATATGCTCAGAAGTTTCAAGAGAATGAAAACAGTGCTCAAGTAAGTCTTTTTGGTGAGGCCAGCGAGGTTCAGATTCCAGAACCACAATTACCGGTGTGCGAGGACTGGGGAACCATGGAGAAACTCAAGCGAGAGAAAGAAGTAGTAGGAATCTATATTTCAGGTCACCCGCTGGATGATTATAAAAAAGAAATTGAGTTCTTCTGCAATTCAAACTTAGCCTCGCTGAATGATCTGCAAAGTTTGGTGAACAGGGAGTTGACTTTTTGTGGTGTAGTTACAGAAACTAAGCATCTTGTGAGTAAGTCAAACAAGCCTTGGGGAGCTTTTACAATAGAGGATTATGAAGAAACTTACGAGTTCAGGCTGTTTGGTGAGGATTATTTGAAGTTCAGGCATTTCTTGGTTCCAAATACCTTTCTATACTGCAAAGTGAAAATTCAACAAGGTTGGATGGATAAGAAAACGGGCAAACCACGTGATCCACGCATCCAATTTTTACAGATGCAACAATTACAAGATGTCATGGCATCGAGTGCAAAAAAAATAGAGATTGAGCTTCATGTAAATGAAGTACTTGAACCTACTATTGAGCGTTTAAAACAGACCATGGAATCGCATCAGGGCGATCATCATCTTTCCTTTTGTTTAAAAGATCACGAGGAAAAAATCCTGATCAATATGAACAGTAAATCTACCAAAGTAAATGTCACCACAGATTTGTTGAATATGCTAGATGATCTTGGGATTAATTATGGAGTGTCCTGA
- a CDS encoding ferritin-like domain-containing protein, producing MSYTKEVSNKLNNLLEKNYDAEAGYKTAKENVKSTRLKDFFASQAQERYNFGHELKDEIKSFGQEPDKGTSVAGDAHRAWMNIKSTFSTDNEESVLEEAIRGEKAAVEEYNEVINDSTLPASTRNVLTKHRDNIQSALNKVEQMEDIA from the coding sequence ATGAGCTATACAAAAGAAGTTTCCAATAAACTAAACAATTTACTTGAGAAAAATTACGACGCTGAAGCAGGTTACAAAACCGCTAAGGAAAATGTGAAAAGTACTCGTCTTAAAGATTTTTTCGCATCTCAAGCGCAGGAACGATACAATTTTGGACATGAATTGAAAGACGAAATCAAAAGCTTTGGTCAGGAACCAGATAAAGGAACTTCCGTAGCTGGAGATGCACATAGAGCATGGATGAATATTAAATCCACTTTTAGTACTGATAATGAAGAGTCTGTTCTAGAAGAAGCTATCAGAGGTGAAAAAGCTGCTGTAGAGGAATATAACGAAGTAATTAACGATAGCACGCTACCAGCTTCAACGCGTAACGTACTAACAAAACATAGAGACAACATTCAATCTGCATTGAACAAAGTAGAGCAGATGGAAGACATCGCATAG
- a CDS encoding prolyl oligopeptidase family serine peptidase: protein MKKWIAPALAILAIVSCKDEDKEMSENQIAENKMIKYPETKMVDTVDIYHGNEVADPYRWLEDDMSEETGAWVKSQNAVTQDYLSDIRFRESIKNRLTELWNYEKVSAPFVEGDYTYFYKNDGLQNQSVIYRHKNDEDVSKAEVFLDPNTFSEKGTTSLGGSSFSKDGSLFAYMISEGGSDWRKIITLDTKTMQKLGDTIMDVKFSGVSWKGTDGFYYSSYDKPDGSELSAMTDQHKLYYHKLGTPQSEDKVVFGGTPDQKYRYIGGGVTDDQKYLVISASTSTNGNKMFIKKLDSKGDFIPVVDNFDTNTYLLHNEGDKLWLVTDYNAPNQRIVTTNLKDPSPANWKDLIPETDHVLSPSTGGGYIFAEYMVDAVSQVKQYDYEGNLVREVELPGIGNVGGFSAKEDDTSLYYSFTNYTTPSSIYKYSIEEGSSKLFRKPEIKFNSENYESKQVFYKSKDGTKIPMIISHKKGLELNGKNPTILYGYGGFNISLNPSFSITRAAWMEMGGVYAVANLRGGGEYGKKWHDAGTKMQKQNVFDDFIAAGEWLKENNYTSTDYLAIQGGSNGGLLVGATMTQRPDLAGVAFPAVGVLDMLRYNKFTAGAGWAYDYGTAEESPEMFEYLKGYSPIHNVKDGVEYPATMITTGDHDDRVVPAHSFKFAAELQSKQQGSNPTLIRIETDAGHGAGKSTEQQIQEWTDIYGFALYNMGFEELPENSDIKM, encoded by the coding sequence ATGAAAAAATGGATCGCACCTGCGCTTGCAATTCTCGCAATCGTTTCCTGTAAAGATGAAGACAAAGAAATGTCAGAAAATCAAATAGCAGAAAATAAAATGATAAAGTATCCAGAGACTAAAATGGTGGATACGGTAGATATCTATCACGGCAACGAGGTCGCAGATCCCTACCGCTGGCTTGAAGATGACATGAGTGAGGAAACAGGAGCATGGGTAAAATCACAAAATGCCGTGACTCAAGATTACTTGTCAGATATACGCTTTCGCGAAAGCATAAAAAACCGACTCACCGAGCTCTGGAATTATGAAAAGGTTAGCGCTCCATTTGTAGAAGGTGACTACACCTATTTTTATAAGAATGATGGACTCCAAAACCAAAGTGTGATCTATCGTCATAAAAACGATGAAGACGTTTCAAAAGCGGAGGTCTTTCTAGATCCAAATACTTTTAGTGAAAAAGGGACCACGTCGCTAGGAGGGTCTAGCTTTTCTAAAGACGGTTCTTTGTTTGCCTACATGATCAGTGAGGGAGGTAGCGACTGGAGAAAGATTATTACCCTCGATACCAAAACCATGCAAAAACTGGGCGACACCATAATGGATGTAAAGTTCTCTGGGGTTTCTTGGAAAGGCACTGACGGGTTCTATTATAGCAGTTATGACAAACCAGATGGGAGCGAGTTGAGCGCCATGACTGATCAGCATAAATTGTATTATCATAAATTGGGCACACCGCAATCTGAGGATAAAGTAGTTTTTGGTGGCACACCAGACCAGAAATACCGCTACATAGGTGGAGGTGTGACAGACGATCAAAAGTATCTTGTGATATCCGCCAGCACTTCTACAAATGGTAATAAAATGTTTATCAAGAAACTGGATAGCAAGGGAGACTTCATTCCCGTGGTAGATAATTTTGATACTAATACTTATTTACTGCACAACGAGGGTGATAAACTGTGGTTAGTAACAGATTACAATGCTCCCAATCAAAGAATTGTAACCACTAACCTAAAAGATCCTAGTCCAGCTAACTGGAAAGATTTGATCCCAGAAACAGATCATGTTTTATCACCATCTACGGGAGGAGGCTACATTTTTGCTGAATACATGGTTGACGCTGTTTCTCAAGTTAAGCAATATGATTACGAGGGGAATTTAGTACGTGAGGTTGAACTCCCTGGAATAGGCAATGTAGGTGGTTTTAGTGCTAAGGAGGATGATACCTCATTGTATTATAGTTTCACAAATTATACTACACCTTCTAGCATTTATAAATATAGCATTGAAGAAGGGAGTTCAAAACTGTTTAGAAAGCCAGAAATCAAGTTCAACAGCGAAAACTATGAGAGTAAGCAGGTCTTCTACAAATCAAAAGATGGTACCAAGATTCCTATGATCATTTCTCATAAAAAAGGACTCGAACTAAATGGTAAAAACCCCACCATACTTTATGGTTATGGAGGTTTCAATATTTCGCTGAATCCATCATTCTCGATTACAAGAGCGGCGTGGATGGAAATGGGAGGTGTTTATGCCGTTGCTAACTTACGTGGTGGTGGTGAGTATGGTAAGAAATGGCACGATGCCGGAACTAAGATGCAAAAGCAAAATGTATTTGATGACTTTATCGCCGCAGGAGAGTGGTTAAAGGAAAATAATTATACTTCGACAGATTACCTCGCCATTCAAGGTGGTTCAAACGGTGGGCTGCTGGTAGGCGCTACTATGACTCAAAGACCAGATCTTGCAGGTGTAGCTTTTCCAGCGGTAGGTGTTTTGGATATGCTACGATATAACAAATTCACCGCTGGTGCGGGTTGGGCTTACGATTATGGAACTGCTGAAGAAAGCCCGGAAATGTTTGAATACTTGAAAGGCTATTCTCCTATTCACAATGTCAAGGATGGAGTGGAATATCCAGCAACTATGATTACAACAGGTGACCATGATGATAGAGTAGTTCCAGCGCATTCGTTCAAATTTGCTGCAGAGCTACAGTCAAAGCAGCAAGGATCGAACCCTACTCTTATAAGAATAGAAACTGATGCAGGTCACGGAGCAGGTAAGTCAACAGAGCAACAAATTCAAGAATGGACCGATATCTATGGATTTGCCCTGTACAATATGGGATTTGAGGAATTACCAGAGAACAGCGATATAAAAATGTAG
- a CDS encoding aspartate-semialdehyde dehydrogenase has product MKIAVVGVTGMVGQVMLKVLEEENLPVTELILVASSKSVGKEIIFKEKALKCVSMEDAIAKKPHIALFSAGGDVSKEFAPKFAEVGTTVIDNSSAFRMDQDKPLVIPEINADQLKPSDKIIANPNCSTIQMVLALSGLHTKYQIKRLVISTYQSITGTGVAAVQQLQNEAAGIKDKMAYPYPIHENALPHCDVFEENGYTKEEMKLVRETQKILGDRSIAVTATAVRIPVMGGHSESVNVEFEQDFEINEVRKILSETAGVTVQDNTDVNLYPMPLTAHGKNDVFVGRIRRDHSQEKTLNMWIVADNLRKGAATNAVQIASYLIANELVTS; this is encoded by the coding sequence ATGAAAATTGCAGTTGTAGGAGTTACTGGTATGGTGGGTCAGGTAATGTTGAAAGTCCTTGAGGAGGAAAATTTACCCGTGACAGAACTTATTCTAGTCGCGTCATCTAAATCCGTAGGTAAAGAAATAATTTTCAAAGAAAAGGCATTAAAATGTGTTTCGATGGAAGATGCTATCGCAAAAAAACCACACATAGCTCTTTTCTCAGCAGGAGGTGATGTAAGTAAAGAGTTTGCTCCTAAGTTTGCCGAAGTTGGAACTACGGTGATCGACAACTCATCTGCATTCCGTATGGACCAGGACAAACCTCTCGTTATTCCTGAAATTAATGCCGACCAACTTAAACCATCTGATAAAATTATAGCCAATCCAAACTGCAGTACCATCCAGATGGTGCTCGCTCTCTCTGGTCTTCATACAAAGTACCAAATTAAAAGGCTCGTAATTTCTACCTATCAATCTATCACGGGAACTGGTGTGGCCGCTGTACAGCAATTACAAAACGAGGCAGCCGGCATCAAAGATAAAATGGCCTATCCTTATCCCATACATGAAAATGCATTGCCCCATTGTGATGTCTTTGAGGAAAACGGGTACACTAAGGAGGAAATGAAATTGGTCCGCGAGACACAAAAAATTCTGGGAGATAGATCCATTGCCGTAACTGCAACAGCTGTGCGTATCCCTGTAATGGGAGGGCATTCAGAGTCAGTAAATGTAGAGTTTGAGCAGGATTTTGAAATAAACGAAGTGCGCAAAATTCTTTCTGAGACTGCAGGGGTAACCGTTCAAGATAATACAGATGTAAATTTGTACCCTATGCCCTTGACTGCTCATGGTAAGAACGATGTTTTTGTGGGTCGCATAAGACGTGATCACTCACAAGAAAAAACATTAAACATGTGGATCGTTGCAGACAATCTACGCAAAGGCGCCGCCACAAATGCAGTTCAGATAGCATCGTACTTGATAGCAAATGAGCTGGTGACGAGCTAG
- the atpG gene encoding ATP synthase F1 subunit gamma has protein sequence MANLKEIRNRISSVSSTMQITSAMKMVSAAKLKKAQDAITAMRPYSDKLTEILQSLSSTLEGDAGSVYAEQRDVERALVVAVTSNRGLAGAFNSNIIKELIRLNQNELKGVAVSYMTVGKKANDFVSKDGTVLSNKSDLFDDISFENVAVIAEELMELFATNEFDKIILVYNSFKNAATQIVRTEDFLPLKPVAQDAEALQKQKEMDYIFEPSKIEIIEELIPKSLKMQLYKAVRDSWASEHGARMTAMHKATDNATELRDQLKLTYNKARQAAITNEILEIVGGAEALND, from the coding sequence ATGGCTAATTTAAAAGAAATACGAAACAGAATCTCCTCAGTATCTTCAACTATGCAGATCACATCTGCGATGAAGATGGTGAGTGCGGCAAAGCTCAAGAAGGCACAAGATGCCATTACAGCGATGCGTCCGTATTCTGATAAGCTTACCGAAATACTACAGAGCTTAAGCTCAACTCTTGAAGGGGACGCTGGAAGCGTTTATGCTGAGCAAAGAGATGTGGAAAGAGCGCTTGTTGTGGCCGTCACCTCAAATAGAGGTCTTGCGGGTGCATTCAATTCTAATATTATTAAAGAATTGATCCGTCTCAATCAAAATGAATTGAAGGGAGTTGCGGTATCCTACATGACCGTAGGTAAAAAGGCTAACGACTTCGTGAGTAAGGATGGAACAGTTCTATCTAACAAAAGCGATCTGTTTGATGACATTTCCTTTGAAAATGTTGCCGTTATCGCTGAAGAATTAATGGAGTTGTTTGCGACAAATGAATTTGATAAAATCATTCTCGTATACAATAGTTTTAAGAATGCCGCTACACAGATCGTCCGTACGGAGGATTTCTTACCACTTAAACCAGTAGCTCAAGATGCTGAGGCCTTGCAAAAGCAAAAAGAGATGGATTACATCTTTGAGCCATCCAAGATTGAGATAATCGAAGAGTTGATTCCTAAATCACTCAAAATGCAACTGTATAAAGCTGTAAGGGATTCATGGGCCAGTGAACATGGAGCACGTATGACAGCTATGCACAAGGCAACTGATAATGCAACCGAGTTAAGAGATCAGTTGAAGCTTACATATAATAAAGCTCGTCAGGCTGCAATTACTAATGAAATTCTAGAAATCGTAGGAGGTGCTGAAGCCTTAAATGATTAA
- a CDS encoding four helix bundle protein: MGYRKRNNAVVDKTFEFACQIVFLSDKLKENKDYELASQLLRAGTSIGANTRESQRGSSTKDFANKLKIALKEAEEVEFWLDVLDVTRDYKIENYYKQLDEIIRLLVSIIKSTNS, encoded by the coding sequence ATGGGATATCGTAAAAGAAATAATGCCGTAGTTGATAAAACTTTTGAGTTTGCTTGTCAGATTGTATTTCTAAGTGATAAACTGAAAGAAAACAAAGATTATGAACTCGCGTCTCAGCTTTTAAGGGCTGGGACAAGTATAGGTGCCAATACTAGAGAGTCTCAAAGAGGTTCGAGTACTAAAGACTTTGCAAATAAGTTAAAAATTGCACTAAAGGAGGCTGAAGAAGTAGAATTTTGGTTGGACGTTTTAGATGTTACAAGAGACTATAAAATTGAGAATTACTATAAGCAGCTCGATGAAATTATCAGGTTGCTCGTTAGTATTATTAAATCAACCAATTCTTAA